The proteins below are encoded in one region of Neoasaia chiangmaiensis:
- the nuoH gene encoding NADH-quinone oxidoreductase subunit NuoH: MWSLLIILVTVFGVLGVAAISTMLERRLLGFFQDRPGPNRVGPFGLLQVMADAVKMLFKQDWIPPFADKPVFLLAPVIGFLAVLLSFAVVPVTTTWSVAGTLNVGLLFVFGMMGLAVYSVVLAGWASNNKFALLGGMRAAAQMLSYEVFMGLSLMGVVMTARSFSMNDIVEAQSKVWFIVPQILGAVVFLLAGIAETHRLPFDLPEGENELGAGFHTEYSGMKFGMFFLAEYAGVALISCLITTLYLGGWRGPLLPPAAWFILKAGFLICFFILLRAALPRPRYDQLMSLGWKVLLPLSLLNTVVTGAILLLRASA, encoded by the coding sequence ATGTGGTCGCTCCTCATTATTCTCGTCACTGTCTTCGGTGTCCTGGGCGTCGCCGCGATTTCGACGATGCTCGAACGTCGTTTGCTCGGTTTCTTTCAGGACCGTCCCGGCCCGAACCGTGTCGGTCCCTTTGGCCTGCTGCAGGTGATGGCTGACGCGGTAAAGATGCTTTTCAAGCAGGACTGGATTCCGCCTTTCGCCGACAAGCCTGTTTTTCTGCTGGCGCCGGTGATCGGCTTTCTCGCCGTTCTGCTCTCTTTCGCCGTCGTGCCCGTTACGACGACGTGGAGCGTTGCAGGAACATTGAATGTCGGCCTGCTGTTCGTGTTCGGCATGATGGGGCTGGCCGTTTATTCGGTCGTGCTGGCCGGTTGGGCGTCGAACAACAAATTCGCGCTTCTCGGCGGCATGCGTGCTGCCGCGCAGATGCTCAGTTATGAAGTGTTCATGGGGCTATCGCTCATGGGCGTCGTCATGACGGCCAGGTCCTTTTCGATGAACGACATCGTCGAGGCGCAGAGCAAGGTGTGGTTTATCGTTCCGCAGATTCTGGGCGCTGTGGTGTTCCTTCTCGCCGGCATCGCGGAGACGCATCGCCTGCCGTTCGATCTGCCGGAAGGTGAAAACGAGCTGGGCGCGGGTTTCCACACCGAATATTCCGGCATGAAATTCGGCATGTTCTTTCTGGCGGAATATGCCGGCGTGGCGCTGATCTCGTGCCTGATTACCACGCTTTATCTCGGTGGGTGGCGCGGACCGCTACTGCCTCCGGCAGCGTGGTTCATCCTCAAGGCCGGTTTTCTCATCTGCTTCTTCATTCTGCTGCGTGCGGCCCTTCCGCGTCCGAGATATGACCAGCTCATGTCGCTCGGCTGGAAGGTCCTGCTGCCGCTTTCCCTGCTCAATACCGTGGTCACCGGCGCAATCCTTTTGTTGCGCGCTTCGGCCTGA
- the nuoI gene encoding NADH-quinone oxidoreductase subunit NuoI, with product MIGIIRTIWLTFLHLFHKNETVQYPDVKPYLSPRYRGRIVLTRDPSGEERCVACNLCAAACPVDCISLQKGERDGRWYPEFFQINFSRCIFCGFCEEACPTYAIQLTPDFEMSEYVRQNLVYEKEDLLISGPGKVPDYSFYNVSGLAIPGKGKGEAEREAPPVDTHSLMP from the coding sequence ATGATCGGCATCATACGCACCATCTGGCTGACCTTCCTGCACCTGTTCCACAAGAACGAGACGGTGCAGTATCCGGATGTCAAACCCTATCTTTCACCGCGCTATCGCGGGCGCATCGTGCTGACGCGCGATCCGTCCGGCGAGGAGCGCTGCGTCGCCTGCAATCTCTGCGCGGCGGCGTGTCCGGTGGATTGCATCAGCCTGCAGAAAGGCGAGCGCGACGGGCGCTGGTATCCGGAATTCTTCCAGATCAATTTTTCCCGCTGCATCTTCTGCGGCTTCTGCGAGGAAGCCTGCCCGACCTATGCCATTCAGCTCACGCCCGATTTCGAGATGAGCGAATATGTCCGGCAGAACCTCGTTTATGAAAAGGAGGATCTGCTCATCAGCGGACCCGGCAAGGTGCCTGACTACAGCTTCTACAATGTGTCGGGCCTGGCCATTCCGGGCAAGGGCAAGGGCGAGGCCGAACGTGAGGCGCCGCCGGTCGACACCCATTCGTTGATGCCGTGA
- the nuoJ gene encoding NADH-quinone oxidoreductase subunit J, producing MSISLEIYGLVAICATAMVITRPIAVHALLYLVTALLALACVFDVLGAPFAAVLEVIIYAGAIIVLFVFVVMMVNLGQPDELREKGWLSAGTWTGPSILALLLLSTMIYALWHGTAPANGPANGPAMGPIGPQEVGLSLYGPYILTVELSSFLLLAGLVSAYHIGRRIGEKN from the coding sequence ATGAGTATTTCCCTCGAAATCTACGGGCTTGTCGCCATCTGCGCTACCGCGATGGTCATCACCCGACCGATAGCGGTGCATGCGCTGCTTTACCTTGTCACGGCGCTGCTGGCGCTGGCCTGCGTATTCGACGTGCTTGGCGCGCCGTTCGCCGCGGTGCTGGAAGTCATCATCTATGCCGGCGCGATCATCGTCCTGTTCGTTTTCGTCGTCATGATGGTCAATCTCGGGCAGCCGGATGAGCTGCGCGAGAAGGGATGGCTGTCGGCCGGGACATGGACCGGCCCATCCATCCTGGCGCTCCTGCTGCTGAGCACGATGATCTACGCATTGTGGCATGGCACCGCTCCGGCGAACGGTCCGGCGAACGGTCCGGCGATGGGGCCGATCGGGCCTCAGGAAGTCGGGTTGTCGCTCTACGGACCGTATATTCTTACGGTCGAGCTTTCGTCCTTCCTCCTTCTGGCGGGCCTGGTCAGCGCGTATCATATCGGACGTCGGATCGGGGAGAAGAACTGA
- the nuoK gene encoding NADH-quinone oxidoreductase subunit NuoK → MNPADPSGALIIAIILFALGMTGVMVRRNLLFMLMSVEIMLNAAALAFVAAGDRWHAADGQVMFIMIVSFAAAEAAVGLAIILRMHAAGRSTLDADTGNRLKG, encoded by the coding sequence ATGAATCCTGCCGATCCCAGCGGTGCGCTCATCATCGCCATCATTCTTTTCGCGCTCGGTATGACGGGTGTGATGGTGCGCCGGAACCTGTTGTTCATGCTGATGTCCGTCGAGATCATGCTGAACGCTGCCGCGCTGGCTTTCGTCGCCGCCGGCGATCGTTGGCATGCGGCGGACGGTCAGGTGATGTTCATCATGATCGTCTCCTTCGCCGCCGCCGAAGCCGCCGTCGGGCTTGCGATCATCCTTCGCATGCATGCCGCCGGTCGTTCCACGCTTGATGCCGATACCGGCAATCGTTTGAAGGGGTAA
- the nuoL gene encoding NADH-quinone oxidoreductase subunit L, whose translation MAALLPLVILFPLAVSIILLLSRGNMPAKATSGLVGIGMGLCAALAVAEAISFLSGPYSTGSIHVVLWNWIQAGGFTSQIALTLDRLSLVMMLVVSCIGFLILIYACAYMIDDPDIARFFAYMTLFVASMLLLVLSSDMLAIYVGWEGVGLCSYLLVGFWYHEIPNARAARKAFVVTRIGDAMFLVGLLILATGVGSLDIGTVLSAVPHAPPIAITLAAFLLLGGAVAKSAQVPLQTWLPDAMAGPTPVSALIHAATMVTAGVYLIARLHPLFLAAPSAMLTCAIIGFVTILLAAGSAMVQTDIKRILAYSTMSQLGYMYLGLGCGAWDAAIFHLVTHAFFKALLFMAAGSIILRTHHEQDIYKMGGLRKEMPGVFYAFLAGSVALAGLPLISAGYFSKEMILQNAYDLSPVFWAGALLGAFLTSIYIFRCVFIVFWGTPRTHAHGHSGPVQMVPLAILSVLAIGGGWMEMPSAIAPVHVFSNLLAPVLGVLPEEHGGAVLLLIGSIVPLIGVSIAWAIWKPRDVAPVPDNRPMIQTLRADWGFDRLYDVLFVRPFLALGRQNKGDFIDLFYDLLAMTTQAGGRGLGHMQTGQVRRYVGWIAAGTVLALCLAV comes from the coding sequence GTGGCCGCTTTGCTTCCGCTTGTTATCCTTTTCCCTCTCGCGGTTTCGATCATTCTCCTCCTGTCGCGCGGCAACATGCCCGCGAAGGCGACGAGCGGTCTGGTCGGCATCGGCATGGGGCTGTGCGCCGCCCTTGCCGTTGCCGAGGCGATATCCTTCCTCAGCGGACCGTATTCGACCGGTTCGATCCACGTGGTGTTGTGGAACTGGATCCAGGCCGGAGGTTTCACGTCCCAGATCGCGCTGACGCTGGATCGGCTATCGCTGGTGATGATGCTGGTCGTGAGCTGCATCGGCTTCCTGATCCTGATCTATGCCTGCGCCTATATGATCGACGATCCGGATATCGCCCGGTTCTTCGCCTACATGACGCTGTTCGTCGCTTCCATGCTGCTGCTGGTCCTGTCTTCCGACATGCTGGCCATCTATGTCGGCTGGGAAGGGGTGGGGCTTTGCTCCTACCTGCTGGTCGGCTTCTGGTATCATGAGATTCCCAACGCCCGCGCCGCGCGCAAGGCGTTTGTTGTCACGCGTATCGGCGATGCGATGTTTCTCGTCGGACTACTGATCCTGGCGACGGGTGTCGGCAGTCTCGATATCGGCACCGTTCTCTCGGCCGTCCCGCACGCGCCGCCGATCGCCATTACGCTGGCGGCGTTCCTCCTGCTCGGCGGGGCCGTCGCGAAATCCGCTCAGGTGCCGTTGCAGACCTGGCTGCCGGACGCCATGGCAGGCCCGACGCCGGTTTCCGCGCTGATCCATGCGGCAACGATGGTCACGGCGGGTGTCTATCTGATCGCACGGCTGCATCCGCTGTTTCTGGCGGCACCTTCGGCAATGCTGACCTGCGCCATCATCGGCTTTGTCACCATCCTTCTCGCCGCCGGCAGCGCCATGGTGCAGACGGATATCAAGCGCATTCTCGCCTATTCGACCATGAGCCAGCTTGGATACATGTATCTCGGTCTGGGTTGCGGTGCGTGGGATGCGGCGATCTTCCATCTTGTCACGCATGCGTTCTTCAAGGCGCTGCTGTTCATGGCGGCCGGTTCGATCATTCTCCGGACGCATCACGAGCAGGACATCTACAAGATGGGTGGCTTGCGCAAGGAAATGCCCGGGGTGTTCTACGCATTCCTGGCCGGTTCCGTCGCCCTGGCAGGTCTGCCGCTGATTTCCGCCGGATATTTCTCGAAAGAGATGATCCTGCAGAACGCCTACGATCTCAGCCCCGTCTTCTGGGCAGGCGCATTGCTGGGCGCGTTCCTGACGTCGATCTACATCTTCCGCTGCGTGTTCATCGTGTTCTGGGGCACGCCGCGCACCCATGCACATGGGCATTCCGGACCCGTGCAGATGGTGCCGCTGGCGATCCTCAGCGTTCTGGCGATCGGTGGTGGCTGGATGGAAATGCCGAGCGCGATCGCGCCGGTGCATGTCTTCTCCAACCTGCTCGCGCCGGTGCTCGGCGTATTGCCGGAAGAACATGGCGGCGCGGTCCTGCTGCTGATCGGCTCGATCGTCCCGCTGATCGGCGTGTCCATCGCCTGGGCGATCTGGAAGCCGCGTGACGTGGCGCCTGTGCCCGATAACCGGCCCATGATCCAGACGCTTCGGGCCGACTGGGGCTTCGACCGGCTTTACGATGTTCTCTTCGTTCGTCCCTTCCTGGCGCTTGGCCGCCAGAACAAGGGCGATTTCATCGACCTGTTCTACGATCTCCTCGCCATGACGACGCAAGCCGGCGGTCGCGGCCTCGGCCATATGCAAACCGGCCAGGTCCGTCGTTACGTCGGATGGATCGCGGCCGGAACGGTCCTTGCTCTTTGTCTGGCGGTATGA
- a CDS encoding complex I subunit 4 family protein produces the protein MFALPALVALPFLGGLAAWLVGIRGPSRMPWIASLATVVLQILLLLDLTLGTAGMPGWRAHFAAPWVPLLGIDFRLDMDGLSLVLLWLNVLISLPCVLLSSRNVRERAGLFHFLILATVAGINGVFVATDLFLFFFFWELMLLPMFGVILIWGHEGRARAALKFFLFTQGSGLLMLLAILALVIVHAQHTGVLTFNYFALAQTGAMSPLAPFIMAGFFIAFAVKLPMVPFHAWLPDTYAESPTAGSILLSGVLAKTGGYGMIRYVVMLFPGASAHLAPLAMSLGVVGILYCAWLAVSQDDIKRLIAYSSVSHLGYILLGVFSGTRIGMEGAVIQMVAHGLSTGALFVIAGFVEDRTGTRDMSRLGGLWPAMPQFSAMAMFFAAATLGLPGLGNFVGEFLVLMGTWQASHVMTYFAAAGAVLSSIYSLTMMMRVFYGPPKAPDARPLGLPSFSHLTVLGAAAVLLLALGVYPQPVLNLSTPASLHMVDLAEETAR, from the coding sequence ATGTTCGCACTCCCCGCCCTTGTGGCACTTCCCTTCCTCGGCGGTCTGGCGGCCTGGCTCGTCGGCATCCGCGGGCCGTCGCGTATGCCGTGGATCGCCAGTCTGGCGACCGTCGTCCTGCAAATCCTGCTGCTTCTCGACCTGACGCTCGGCACGGCCGGCATGCCGGGGTGGCGGGCACATTTCGCGGCGCCCTGGGTGCCGCTGCTGGGTATCGACTTCCGGCTGGACATGGATGGGTTGAGCCTTGTCCTTCTATGGCTGAACGTTCTGATTTCCCTGCCTTGCGTGCTGCTGTCGTCACGTAACGTGCGGGAGCGGGCCGGGCTGTTCCATTTCCTGATCCTGGCGACGGTCGCTGGCATCAACGGCGTGTTCGTCGCGACCGATCTTTTCCTGTTCTTCTTCTTCTGGGAACTGATGCTGCTGCCGATGTTCGGCGTCATCCTGATCTGGGGACACGAAGGTCGCGCCCGTGCGGCGCTGAAGTTCTTCCTGTTCACGCAAGGCAGCGGCCTGCTGATGCTGCTGGCGATCCTGGCGCTGGTCATCGTGCATGCGCAGCATACCGGCGTGCTGACGTTCAACTATTTCGCCCTGGCTCAAACGGGGGCGATGTCGCCTCTGGCGCCGTTCATCATGGCGGGCTTCTTCATCGCCTTCGCCGTCAAGCTGCCGATGGTGCCGTTCCACGCATGGCTGCCGGACACCTATGCCGAATCACCGACTGCCGGCAGCATTCTGCTTTCCGGCGTGCTGGCCAAGACGGGTGGCTATGGCATGATCCGTTACGTGGTGATGCTGTTTCCCGGTGCGAGCGCGCATCTTGCACCGCTGGCCATGTCGCTCGGCGTGGTCGGCATTCTGTATTGCGCCTGGCTTGCGGTTTCGCAGGACGATATCAAGCGGCTGATCGCCTATTCCTCGGTCAGTCACCTTGGTTACATTCTTTTGGGCGTTTTCTCCGGCACGCGGATCGGCATGGAGGGGGCGGTCATCCAGATGGTGGCGCATGGCCTGAGCACAGGCGCCCTGTTCGTGATCGCGGGTTTCGTGGAGGACCGGACCGGCACGCGCGACATGTCGCGCCTTGGCGGCCTCTGGCCCGCGATGCCGCAATTCTCGGCAATGGCGATGTTCTTTGCCGCTGCGACGCTCGGCCTGCCGGGTCTGGGCAATTTCGTTGGCGAGTTCCTGGTGCTGATGGGTACATGGCAGGCCAGCCATGTGATGACATATTTCGCCGCAGCGGGCGCGGTCCTGTCGTCCATCTATTCGCTTACGATGATGATGCGCGTTTTCTACGGTCCGCCGAAGGCGCCGGATGCGCGCCCGCTCGGGTTGCCGTCTTTTTCGCATCTGACGGTGCTGGGTGCCGCTGCCGTGCTGCTGCTGGCACTGGGCGTCTATCCCCAGCCGGTGTTGAACCTTTCCACACCCGCCAGCCTGCATATGGTTGATCTTGCCGAGGAGACGGCACGCTAA
- a CDS encoding NADH-quinone oxidoreductase subunit N encodes MMSYSFLPNAVLILCLGSLVQMAAIAAKRHVGRDALIGFLVLVASLIGIFMPTVLIMTGAMPLFAPDPWASYNAALIVLSAMAIHIMSWRNPVVEDEAVGSEYYLLLTLTTLGSVIMTAAIHDITFFIGLETLSLSLLGLIAFRNRRIDAGEAAMKYIVLSGVSSATLVFGFALNYAETGSLRFLSPSIANAPEPILASMGVILVLTGMFFKLSAVPFHLWLADVLEGTSIPVAALVAVISKVALFSAMVRYFSSVNLYVPSAQVDEILVVAILSMIGGNLLALSQTNLKRLLAGSSIAHIGYLLVAFLSPGPFGLASAAFYLAAYSAATLGMFAIMAGVMPQGADIDDWYGLFRRKPAAALAMSVMLISLAGIPPAVGFFAKFYIAAAGISAHRILLLLVLVLSSTIGLYYYLRLIRIMMLPAPTEASLPEVEAPWGGNTALITVLAVATILFGIFPSGLVGVGRNLLAPPPPANAVADNTAGVGP; translated from the coding sequence ATGATGTCCTACTCCTTTCTTCCCAATGCCGTGCTGATCCTGTGTCTCGGCAGTCTGGTCCAGATGGCGGCCATCGCGGCGAAGCGCCATGTCGGCCGCGATGCGCTTATCGGTTTTCTGGTTCTCGTTGCATCGCTGATCGGCATTTTCATGCCGACGGTGCTAATCATGACCGGCGCCATGCCGCTTTTCGCGCCCGATCCATGGGCATCCTATAACGCGGCGCTGATCGTGCTGTCCGCCATGGCCATTCATATCATGTCCTGGCGTAACCCGGTGGTGGAGGATGAGGCCGTCGGCAGCGAGTATTATCTGCTGCTGACACTCACAACGCTTGGTTCCGTCATCATGACGGCGGCGATTCATGACATCACCTTCTTCATTGGGCTGGAGACGCTTAGCCTGTCGCTGCTGGGGCTGATCGCCTTCCGCAATCGCCGGATCGATGCGGGTGAGGCGGCGATGAAATACATCGTGCTGTCCGGCGTTTCGTCGGCGACGCTGGTCTTCGGGTTTGCGCTGAACTATGCGGAAACGGGGTCGCTGCGCTTCCTGTCGCCGTCGATCGCGAATGCGCCGGAGCCGATCCTTGCTTCCATGGGCGTGATTCTGGTCCTGACCGGCATGTTCTTCAAGCTTTCCGCCGTGCCGTTCCATCTCTGGCTCGCGGATGTTCTGGAGGGCACGTCCATTCCCGTTGCGGCTCTGGTGGCGGTGATCTCTAAGGTCGCGCTGTTCTCGGCGATGGTGCGGTATTTTTCCTCGGTCAATCTGTATGTGCCGAGCGCGCAGGTGGACGAGATCCTCGTCGTGGCGATCCTGAGCATGATCGGTGGCAACCTGCTGGCGCTGTCGCAGACGAACCTCAAGCGACTGCTGGCCGGTTCCTCCATCGCGCATATCGGATATCTGCTGGTGGCGTTCCTCTCGCCGGGCCCATTCGGATTGGCCAGCGCGGCGTTCTATCTGGCAGCCTATTCGGCGGCGACGCTGGGCATGTTCGCGATCATGGCAGGCGTGATGCCGCAGGGTGCGGATATCGACGACTGGTATGGGCTTTTCCGGCGCAAACCGGCCGCCGCGCTGGCGATGTCGGTGATGCTGATTTCGCTGGCCGGTATTCCGCCTGCTGTGGGTTTCTTCGCGAAATTCTATATCGCGGCCGCCGGTATCTCCGCGCATCGTATCCTGCTGTTGCTGGTGCTCGTGTTGAGCAGCACGATCGGGCTTTATTATTACCTGCGCCTGATCCGCATCATGATGCTGCCTGCGCCGACGGAAGCATCGCTGCCGGAAGTCGAGGCGCCCTGGGGTGGCAATACCGCATTGATTACAGTGCTTGCCGTTGCGACGATCCTGTTCGGAATATTCCCCAGCGGTCTGGTGGGCGTCGGGCGTAACCTGCTTGCCCCGCCGCCGCCGGCCAACGCGGTGGCGGACAATACCGCTGGCGTCGGTCCGTAA
- a CDS encoding spore photoproduct lyase family protein, whose translation MDALFDIRQIYLEEAVRDYARGQEILARHPNAQLIPVDNHWRIPQFFGNEGAAEEWLRIKRETLILGVRKTLTMRPNGRSADFIAPSSSNGCGMACAYCYVPRRKGYANPVTVLVNIDDITRAIIRHAGKLGWKTAPNQIDPAAWVYDLGENGDLSADALLSDNVRDLIGIFRDLPNAKGSFATKRVNRALLDYDPRGRTRVRVSLMPPEMARRLDIRTDPIDVRIAFIDELVRAGYEVHVNFSPVVVHENWQAEWRSLLHQLNDGIGAAAKAQLKAEIIMLTHNAALHEVNMRWHPRGEDWLWRPDLQENKKSEGGMINLRYRHRWKGRWLGQLRDWMAEIIPYCAIRYAF comes from the coding sequence GTGGACGCGCTTTTCGATATCAGGCAGATCTATCTGGAAGAGGCCGTCCGCGATTATGCGCGCGGGCAGGAAATTCTGGCGCGCCATCCGAATGCGCAATTGATCCCGGTCGACAACCATTGGCGCATTCCGCAATTCTTCGGCAACGAGGGCGCGGCTGAAGAATGGCTGCGGATCAAGCGTGAGACGCTGATCCTCGGGGTCAGGAAGACCCTGACGATGCGACCGAATGGACGAAGTGCCGATTTTATTGCGCCGTCGAGTTCGAATGGCTGCGGCATGGCCTGCGCCTATTGCTATGTCCCGCGCCGCAAGGGGTATGCGAACCCGGTAACGGTCCTCGTCAATATCGACGACATCACGCGGGCCATCATCCGTCACGCCGGGAAACTTGGGTGGAAGACCGCGCCGAACCAGATCGATCCGGCGGCGTGGGTCTATGATCTGGGCGAAAACGGTGATCTGTCGGCGGATGCCCTGCTGTCGGATAACGTGCGCGACCTGATCGGCATATTTCGCGATTTGCCGAATGCGAAAGGGTCCTTTGCGACCAAACGCGTCAATCGCGCGTTGCTTGATTACGATCCGCGCGGGCGGACACGCGTGCGTGTTTCCCTGATGCCGCCGGAAATGGCGCGACGCCTCGACATCCGCACCGACCCTATCGACGTCCGCATCGCGTTCATCGACGAACTCGTGCGGGCCGGTTACGAGGTGCACGTGAATTTCAGCCCGGTGGTGGTTCATGAAAACTGGCAGGCGGAGTGGCGATCCCTGCTGCACCAACTCAATGACGGCATCGGCGCGGCGGCGAAAGCGCAGCTAAAGGCCGAAATCATCATGTTGACGCATAATGCAGCCCTGCATGAGGTCAATATGCGCTGGCATCCACGTGGTGAAGACTGGTTGTGGCGTCCCGATCTTCAGGAAAACAAGAAGTCGGAAGGCGGGATGATTAACCTGCGTTATCGGCACCGTTGGAAAGGGCGCTGGCTGGGGCAACTCAGGGACTGGATGGCGGAGATCATCCCGTATTGCGCGATACGCTACGCTTTTTGA
- a CDS encoding sugar ABC transporter substrate-binding protein — protein MDRRSFLMAAGGTGMMVFMPHSLRAAPKKPTVGLVMKSLANEFFKDMQEGAVKHAQERGDLTLIPVGIQSETDIDGQIAAVENLITRRVDALVVAPADSRALLPPVIRALKAGIKVINIDVAFDKASMRRHNVDIAFVGPDNRAGAKMSGDVLAKSLGKGGKVVVIEGNPGAENGIQRRLGFMDSIQEAGLTLLDSRTAHWETEEANTVFTNMLTAHADIQGVMSANDAMTLGVSKAIDAAGRKDIKIASFDNIPAIQPLLKNGKVIATVDQFGSQLAAAGIDNAMKEIQGQMLTGWIKTPLKLITAQNMG, from the coding sequence ATGGATCGTAGGTCGTTCCTGATGGCAGCAGGTGGTACAGGTATGATGGTGTTCATGCCGCATTCCCTGCGGGCCGCGCCGAAAAAGCCAACGGTGGGGCTGGTGATGAAATCGCTGGCCAATGAGTTTTTCAAGGACATGCAGGAGGGGGCGGTCAAGCACGCGCAGGAGCGCGGCGACCTGACGCTTATCCCTGTCGGCATCCAGTCCGAAACCGATATCGACGGGCAGATCGCCGCGGTGGAGAACCTGATTACCCGTCGCGTGGACGCGCTGGTGGTGGCGCCCGCCGATAGTCGCGCGCTGTTGCCGCCGGTGATCCGTGCGCTGAAGGCGGGGATCAAGGTCATCAATATCGATGTGGCCTTCGACAAGGCGTCGATGCGGCGGCACAACGTGGATATCGCCTTCGTCGGGCCGGACAACCGCGCAGGCGCGAAAATGTCTGGCGACGTGCTGGCGAAGTCCCTTGGCAAGGGCGGCAAGGTCGTTGTCATCGAAGGCAATCCCGGTGCCGAGAACGGTATCCAGCGGCGGCTTGGTTTCATGGACTCGATCCAGGAGGCGGGGCTCACCCTGCTCGATAGCCGGACGGCGCATTGGGAGACCGAGGAGGCCAACACCGTTTTCACCAACATGCTCACAGCGCATGCGGATATCCAGGGCGTGATGTCGGCCAACGACGCGATGACTTTGGGCGTGTCCAAGGCGATCGATGCGGCCGGTCGCAAGGACATCAAGATTGCCAGTTTCGATAATATCCCTGCCATCCAGCCTTTGCTGAAAAATGGCAAGGTCATCGCGACGGTCGACCAGTTCGGCAGTCAACTGGCGGCGGCCGGCATCGACAATGCCATGAAGGAAATTCAGGGGCAGATGCTCACCGGCTGGATCAAGACGCCGCTGAAGCTCATCACGGCGCAGAACATGGGTTGA
- a CDS encoding sugar ABC transporter ATP-binding protein: protein MPINHETNLPIVQVRDITKRFPGVLALDGVDLDFWPGEMHALAGENGAGKSTIIRVLAGIHMPDEGHMTLNGAPYVPRTPHDAIAAGVRVVHQEFNLLPALSIAENILFENLPRHALGFVDRKRMRERAASLMARVGLSHRSPDTAVERLGIAELQLVEIARALSSDGRLLILDEPTATLTPREADVLFEQIDKLKATGLAIVFVSHHLDEIFAHCERVTVMRNGRHVSSQRTSETDAASLVRQMIGRELAAYTPGERAAPGAEALRVAGLRTAVTPVGQGVDLTLRYGEVLGLGGLVGAGRTEVLRAIFGADPALGGEIFIDGKPVSIRSPRDAVRHGVCLATENRKEEGLVLPMAARVNVTLARLERVQRAGFLRFEAERATCADMTRRLGIRLSGPEQPVIELSGGNQQKVVLAKWLSGGNVKILMLDEPTRGIDVGAKAEIYALLEELAAQGCAILVVSSEIPELMRLCDRITVLSRGVVSGTLERTQFDEERILSLAYQQFSHRMDAVA, encoded by the coding sequence ATGCCTATCAATCATGAGACGAACCTGCCGATCGTGCAGGTTCGCGATATCACCAAACGATTTCCCGGCGTGCTGGCGCTGGATGGTGTCGATCTCGATTTCTGGCCGGGTGAAATGCACGCCCTGGCCGGCGAGAACGGTGCCGGGAAATCCACCATCATCCGCGTTCTTGCCGGCATCCATATGCCGGACGAAGGGCATATGACGCTGAACGGCGCGCCATATGTGCCGCGCACGCCGCATGACGCCATCGCGGCCGGTGTGCGGGTCGTGCATCAGGAATTCAACCTGCTGCCCGCGCTGAGCATCGCCGAGAATATCCTCTTCGAGAACCTGCCCCGGCATGCGCTCGGTTTCGTGGATCGCAAGCGCATGCGCGAGCGTGCAGCGTCTTTGATGGCGCGGGTCGGGCTGTCGCATCGTTCGCCCGACACGGCGGTCGAACGGCTGGGTATTGCCGAATTGCAGCTTGTGGAAATCGCCAGGGCGCTGTCGAGCGACGGACGCCTGTTGATCCTCGACGAGCCGACGGCGACGCTGACCCCGCGCGAAGCCGATGTCCTGTTCGAGCAGATCGACAAGCTGAAGGCGACCGGGCTCGCCATTGTTTTCGTGTCGCATCATCTGGACGAGATATTCGCCCATTGCGAGCGGGTAACGGTCATGCGCAATGGCCGCCATGTCAGCAGCCAAAGGACATCGGAGACGGATGCCGCGAGCCTCGTGCGGCAGATGATCGGCCGGGAGCTGGCGGCCTACACGCCTGGCGAACGCGCGGCACCGGGCGCGGAAGCGCTGCGTGTCGCGGGGTTGCGCACCGCAGTGACGCCCGTGGGGCAGGGCGTCGACCTGACGTTGCGGTATGGCGAGGTTCTCGGGTTGGGCGGCCTCGTCGGCGCTGGGCGCACCGAAGTGCTGCGGGCGATTTTCGGTGCCGATCCGGCACTGGGCGGCGAGATTTTCATCGATGGCAAGCCCGTTTCCATCCGCTCGCCGCGCGATGCCGTCAGGCATGGCGTTTGTCTCGCGACGGAAAACCGCAAGGAGGAAGGGCTCGTCCTGCCGATGGCGGCGCGGGTGAACGTAACGCTGGCACGTCTGGAGCGGGTCCAGCGGGCAGGTTTCCTGCGGTTCGAGGCCGAGCGTGCGACCTGCGCGGACATGACGCGGCGGCTCGGCATCCGGTTGAGCGGGCCGGAGCAGCCGGTTATCGAACTTTCCGGCGGCAATCAGCAGAAGGTCGTGCTGGCCAAGTGGCTGTCGGGCGGCAATGTGAAGATTCTGATGCTGGATGAGCCGACGCGCGGCATCGATGTCGGCGCCAAGGCGGAGATTTATGCGCTGCTGGAGGAACTGGCGGCGCAGGGATGCGCGATTCTGGTCGTGTCTTCGGAGATTCCCGAACTCATGCGCCTGTGCGACCGCATTACCGTGTTGTCGCGCGGGGTGGTGAGCGGGACGCTTGAACGCACGCAATTCGATGAAGAGCGCATCCTGTCGCTGGCCTATCAACAATTCTCTCATCGGATGGATGCCGTGGCATGA